The genomic interval GCAGAAGTGAGGAGAGAAAGACACCATCTTATCACAGCTGGCTATGGATTTGCTTAATGTCAATATGCATGTCATTTGAGCCATAATTTAAAGAATAGAAGAGTAACTCCACAAACAGCTGAAGaaagaagttatttatttatttttttagtttattttaatgcCTGTTAAATTTTTGGTTacttttacatttagaaaattacaaaagGTAAAGTATTTGTGGAGATTGCAAAGTTAGCCCTCTGTATGATTACATTTTTACTATAAGGAGATGCCACACAGTTCTCTGCCACTGATCACCTCATGCTATTTTTGCTGCAAGAGAAAGTAAACAAACGACAAAAGATGAATATGaagaaaatgctatataaataattGCAACTTAACAATCATCCTTTTCATTCCTGACAAATTTTGTATCTAAACTCAATGAGGACAAATTTGTGTAAGGATAAATTTATCAACTTATCAGAGATGATGGAGAGTGACTTAAAGCAAATCATTTCTCTTCTCCGGTCTTCAGTTTCTTGATCTGTAAATTGAAAGACTCAGTCTAGCTGGACCTCTGATACTCCTTTTTCACTGCAAGATTGCATGATATTATAAGGTGCATGaattatttcacatataagtAAAACATGGATGTACACTGTTTGGCCCACatattccagtttttttttttcacatattccagtttaacaaaatgaaattataattgaCGTAATGAAAAGTAACACATCTTATAAATCTCCTATATATGTTCTCatactaaaaaaatttattttttattttcttttgattctggAAAACAAATTAAGGTTAATTCTGAATATAATGGTAAAATGAATCAGAACTCAGctgttaagaaaaattatatattagccttctttcttttcttcccttgtttttggtttgtttgttggttggtttctctttggaaacaggatctcactgtgttgcttacactggagtgcagtggtggtgtagtcacagatcactgcagtctcgatctgctgggctcaagcaatccccctacccagtctcttgaatagctgggactacaggtgcatgctatcatGCCtagttaattattgtattttttttgaacACAGATTTAcccatgtttcccaagctggcctcaaacacctgggctcaagcaatccacccaccttggctcccaaagtgctaggattacaggcatgagccactgcgatcAGCCTTTTCCTATcttttacattaatttaaaagattaataaatgcaTAGACAGTATCATGGATATaactaaatattaataaagacatttacattttttaatataaaatgattgATTTACcaacaatcaaaataaaaagttcccAAAGCCACAGATAAGGATAGCCTGCAgttgtctttctgttcctttgtatAATTACTTTTCTTTCAGAGTCCAGTCTTGGATGTGATCCAATCGCGATAAGAAGTCACTCGAGTATAGACACCTGGCTTATTCTTTTTACCACATCCATCACCCCAGCTTACTATTCCAACAAGATGCCAGATATTTCTGGAATCAGGATAAGTTAGTGGTCCACCAGAATCattctagaagaagaaaagaaaaaatgtttcttaacaaAAAATTTCCTTTTACCTTTCCTGTGGCATTACCAATACCTCCTGGCCACTGAAACCAATTCACTCTCTTTGAGCTGAGAACTCTGAaacccttaggattttttttcaaaaaacacagGACAGCTACAAACCAGAACATATGCCTGAAACTGCCAAATGTCGACTTGGGCAAACTAGAGTTTGACTTATATTATGAGTGCAGCCTGAATATGGAGATGACTTAGCTGCTTGCACTGAGCTGAAGTCTCTATGATGAAGCCTCTGAGGAATGAGTGGCATACGCACATGCCCAGACTCCTGTTGCAGCTCTGGATACAGAGAAGACCACATTCTAGGTCTGCTGGTTGCCCAGAAAATAGGACAAAATTCATCTTGTAAACTTCTtctaagtattattatttttatgaattccCAGATTGAAAACTTCATTAGGGCAGGATTGTGTTCACCTCTGCATCCCTAGCATGTAGGCTGGTGTCTGGTACATAAATGAGATTAATACATTTTTAGTGTATTGAAATACAAAGCTACTATGTCAATACCATCAACACAAACAATATTTTATGTGGATTAAAACTTCCATTTGAGTAACTGTTTGGGAGAAAACAATTGGATAATGTAACTAGACATACCTGACATGCATCAGCTTCTCCTGACATAAATCCAGCACACAGCATTGTATCAGTCACAGAGCCAGACAATGCATATGGGGCATTGCAAATGTTGTTGTCAATAATCTTCAAAAAGGCTTCTTGAAGTGTCACTGGAAATGCACCTAAAGACAGTAAGTGCTACATATTATGGAGATCTTAGACTTTGCTGGGACGAAGAATGTCTGCAGCATAATTCAGACTCTTGGTCACCATGAGTCAAGCTGGTTCCAGGTTAGATTAGTCATTTTCAGGTGTTTGTAATAGTTGGCTGCCTAAcacataatttcaattttccCAATTCCCATTCCCAGAGATATTTTAGGAAGTGAAGACAATTTGATGTCGTACTTTTTGTCCCaccacttgtttttcttttcaaaatatttattaattaattgcATGAGGGGacaattgattgattgattaaataATTATTCCCATGCAGCTATTAcgattttatatattaaaaataaagttaccaTGCATATGAAGTGTTCCCCACCCTGTAACTACAACATTGTCATTTTGTGAGAGCTTCATTTTGGCTTCAGGAAGACAAATCCTACGAATGTACTTCGTAAAAGAAACTTCTTCAGCAAGCTGTACAAGGGCAATATCATCATGAAGCCCAGGACTGCTataattttcatgaaaaataatgttttgtacTTTCCGTGTCATATATGGTTTATTTACTACAGTTCCAAAGTTGACAGTCCAATATTTTGAATTGTTTCTCCTAGAAAACACAATGTAATTAGAATACACTCAGTTTCTGGGTCACAACAGTGTTAGCGGTGATTATCTCACAATCTTAAGGCACGAGGTCCCAAACAACACTGTAAGCCattgaaattcttattttataaaatatctttgacATGGAGCTGTTGTAAATGTTGCAGTCACATAAAAATAATGCTAAGGATTCAGGTTTGTCAGCTTTTTGAAAATCCTTTCAAGTAGAGTCACTGATGTTTTCCCCTGCTTATTCAGTTCCACCTAGTTTCTCAACATTTAATTTGGTCAGAAATCATAAGAGCATCCTCAATCCCGTAAGTGGATGGGGTCCAGAATTAGTCTATTACCACATACCCTTGGTGTCAATAGCTCCTTTTTGACCCTTACCCCTCTACCACCTTCTAGTAGACCCGAATGTCTATTGTTCCCCTCCTTGTatccatatgtactcaatgtttagctccagCTTACAAGTGACACCATgaagtatttagttttctgttgcagcattaattcatttagttAGGATAATAGCCTGCAGCTGCATACATGTTCCTGCAAAGgccatgattttattcttttttatggctgtatagtattccatggtgtatgtgagtcatattttctttatccagttcaccgttgctgggcatctaggttgatttcatgtttttgctattgtgaatagagctgtgTTGTACATataaatgcatgtgtctttttggtagaacaatttaccTTCCTTTGAATATACTCAACTTTTGGGTCCAGATTAAATTTTACATCAGATGGATGTCCTGGCTTTCTTCTTCAAATTTCCGTAGCACTTACTATCTTTTTAATACACGTCATGTTTATGACACtatgcagcctcaaacttttaATGTATGacgttaaattaaaaaaaatagattataaaccTCTGGGTGACAAGACAAGGAAAAACCTAGTAACTGGAGTCAGACATACTTGAGTTTACATTCGATTTCTGTTATTTAAGAGCTGGGTGATCTTAGTCAAGTTTTGTCACCTTTCTTAagtgagccttggtttccttctcTTCAAATAGGTTAAATTATACCTTCCATGCAGAATTGAATGCTGTGATTACATGAAATGATGTAAGTAAAGCACCTAATGTCAGGCCAAGGTAgctatttgaaaaatgttcattaaTACTTCCATtggcttttctctccttttgctaatttaaatgctttttctgcccTTTAATTACACAGGTTATTGTAATTGTTCTatgtgattgtaagtttcataTGGCTTTGGTGAAGCTTCACACATTAAGTTAACCCCTACAAACTATCCAAAATAGTTTTGCACCCAGCATCCTTCATTAAGTCAAATTTTCAGACTTACTTAGCAAAGCAGTGAGCTGCAGATAACAGCCACCTGCTGCTGATCAGAGAGGCTCCACAGTAGTGACGGCCTTTCCATTGCATGCTGGCCTGCCATGGCCACGCCCCTGCCTGGGCACTTTTTCCATTCACAATTTTGTTGCCAGTTATGATACTGTTGGCTAGTTGCCTCCCACAACCTAGAGAAAAGATTTATTTACACAAGAGCAGGTATCTTtgattatgcatttttaaaaatatatcattaaaaattacttgaaactTTTCAGTGATTATTCAACATCTCCTAATTGATGATGTTTCTTTTCTACAAGATAATCCTGTAATGGTTCTCTATTCTATCTTGGTTTGAGTGGTTCTTACTTATCCTCTTTTCCAGTCTCAAGCATCTTTCATCCACTGTCTTTTGTAGTGTCTATGTGTTAGAACTCTTGTCTCTCTAAGCAGATTCTTGAAGGTAGAAACTTTGATGTCTACATTTTGCATAGTATATGCACTGTTCATGATCGATACTCCATAAATAACCAtggagtgaatgaatgcatggatgTATCTTGTGAACAACATGATACtctaaagataatttatttaaaagatgtaaCTCGACAGTGATGTGCTCCTATAGGCctacagctacttaggaggctgaggcaggaggattgcttgagcccaagagttccaggctgTAGTCCATTACAGTTGCACCTGTGAATTACACTTTAGCCTACACAACATAGCAACATCCCACttctaaagcaaaaaataataataaattttaagatgtttttatCTTAAATCTATTTGATAGAGCCtggttttatcttttcttcttatcCTAAGTTGTCATTTCCTtcaatatttctcattttaacatacttaaatatgatatttttcactcacaattttcttatttggaattgattttcatttaactttttgtataatttttaataaatgtcaaaattaatagaccaatgtttttcaaaaagaaattccaAGTCAATACCTGGTATGTCCAGTAATTTTGAAAGTATACTATGGATTTTcacatgatatattttaaatatattttatagaaaaatgatgagaaaatacCTGTGAATCCatcaaatttataataaaaggaTCCTTAACTTACAGTTGTTGGTAAGCATTTCAGAAGCAGCTTTGCTGAtttctgaaagtgaaaaacaaaacaaaatataaagttgATCAAATATCACCAAGCAATTGACTTCAACCTAAAAACATAAATGCTAGCTTTCCTAACCCAATGTTGCCCAACATTTAACTATTTAGAGTAGCTCAGGTATTTTCAGCCCCTCTGACTCTTATTTGTTATATTATAACCATCTCTCCATATCTCTACTAGGTAgtctagaaaaagagaaatgggaataaaaaacaaaactttcagtTTTACAATTATTGAAGTAAATTATTTAGTGCTGTTAAGAAGCTGGCAgtcttacaaatattttttaagagatcaTGATAGGGATTTCTTTCCCGTGATAATTCTCTTTACTCTGAAATGCtgacaattatatatattttaaggaaaatgccccaatcaaaattACACTTCATTGGGCCCATCCTGCTCTTTAGGGTAATCTCCTTACTAAGAATGAATCATGAAATTTTGAgaacttaaatataaatgtttttcctATTGGTAAAAGTCtttagagagaagagaagaggagggaacTAAAGAAACACTAGAAAATGTTGACTATACACTATGGGACACAGAGAGACAGTAACCAATATATCCCTCTTTCCCAAAAGCTACCTACAGAAAAATGTTATTGCTATCTTGAAAAATGTTATTGCTACCTCAGGTTCACTTCTTATTAGTTGTCCACTGGTAATAGGGTCTTTATTGTGTGGCAAAGGAGCAGTAACTGGCAAATGTTGACCTTTCAAGCCCTCAAGTACACTAGGATTAAATTGTCTGGCTAGAAGAACCATGAAGCAGGACTCTGAAACTACATGCTCATCACCTAGCTGGCCTTTTCAAGGCCTTTGCAGGACCTTCACAATCTTTATAAACTTCACTTTCTGTAAGGAGGCAAATCTTCTCATTTTTTGCTGTGTTTTCTGGAGAATTATTCCaggcaatatttttctttaaaagtgtatTACTTCAGTTTTTTCACAAGAATTGGTAAGAACTCCCATCCCCAACATTGTTCCTGCTCCTGCAATCTCCTTAGGGAAAGACCAAGAAAGTCCTAAATCTGCTTCTTGTCATAAGATTCTGGCGAAAGCAGGGAATAGAAAGGAAAGATACTTCAATTAGAACTTTTCATGCCCTTTCCCATGCATAATAGGCAAACGCTTCCAAATTTACATCCATGCTTGCAAAGGAACCCTCATTCCTATCATTCTTCAGACAATGATTCCATAGCACTGCCCCTTCCACTACTAAGTCATTTGTAGGCGTGACGGAGTAAGGTACGcatatttttcccccaaattacTAAAACTCTTAGTTCACTTTTtagtacttaaaaagaaaaaaatccagaaaaaaatctacataatagaaaataacagaaataagtCAAATACCCATGAGTTCAATGGAAGCAGGAACTGCGTTCCAGGATGCCATGTTGTCCTTCAACATCTGGTGTAATATAGCCTTGATTTTAGTCCTCATGCTAACTCTCTTTGCTGGAAGAAACTTGAATTTCAGCTGTAACTGTACATTTGAACCGTTATCATTAGGcctagaaacaacagaaattttctaATGTACTATTTCTTATCTTTTAGATGTTTTGTGAACACATGAAATTTCACACATTTTAGTATCACATTTCCTTTagataatattaaagaaaaaatacagatactATCAGATGTACTATTCGAGGAAGAAAATAAGTACAACAAACTAAAATCAGAATATTTCAAACACATATGGGAAACGGAATACTGGTCAAGAAATGATTAGCATGAAATCTTActataatacaataaaaaccaGTGCTCtcattcagaatttttaaaaatttttttttgcgatggagtctcactgtcaccaggctggagtgcaatgccatgatctctgctcgctgcaacctccgccttgagttagattctcctgcctcagtctcccaagtagctgggattacaggcacctgccaccactcccagctaattttatttgtatttttaatagagacagggtttcaccatgttgatcaggttgatttcgatctcctgaccttgagatctgcctgcctcggcctcccaaagtgctgggattataggcttgagccaccgcacccagcccagaatttTTCTAATAGCTTCAtcttagagaaagagaaattagacAGTAAAAGTAGGGCAGGGAAGCATTCAAAAGACAGTTTCCAGACAATTTCCAGTATTTAGAAGCCAGTGCTAACCTTTTTCCTATGGTTTTCTATACTTAACTAGTCTGCCCCAACAGATCTATACAATGAGGAAGCTCAGAAAGATAATTCTAAATGAAGAATATCTTGATTATATATTCAGTACATTCTCTTTATTAATCAGGAAAAGAGGTTAATTCATTTTAGGAGACTTTCAAACCAAAGCCATATCAATCAGAATGTTTTAAGTTATCCATAATTTCACTTTCAAATAATTATGATAAATTCCAGGGTCTCTGAATGTTTTTGTCTGTCTGTAGGTAAGTAGATTGGTTAGGTCAGCtggattttttgtttattttgttttgagagttCAGAATTCCCCAGAATAGATATTAACAATTAGCAAATTACAAGTGGGCTCTACCCTCATTACTCTTTCCCCATACACCATACCCTTCTCCCTGCATCCTGCCCCAACACCACTATCTTCAGGTACCCTTCAAAGGTCTATCTAGATAAATGCTATCTTAAAATACTGTCTTTCTTCCACAGCCATTGCAAGAATGATAATTATTAAGGAAACTAAAAGAGGATGTTTTTAGGGAAGGTATGACCTAAAAACAAACCagttgaattatttgttttccatGAAGTTATAATTATCTTTCATCACAGCAGTCAGTTAGGACTGACCACCACCAATAACATTATAATTCTCTGCAAGTATAAGGATTATAGATTTGTATGTAACAACTCTTGCCTGGAACAGAAATTTGCTAGATATGGTGATATTTTCATTAATAGAAAacttactttcttcttctttctttctttctcttttgtttctttttctttttctttctttttctttctctttctctctctttctttctttcctttattctttcctttcctttctttctcttttcctttttttttgttattgttatctaAAGTCAAGGTTGTATGATCTATCACCTACTTTTCTTTCATAAGATCTTGAACAAACTTGTACTTACAGAAGTTTAATGACCTCAGATTTGACATATTCCTCATATATGCTGgaattttgaaatgcatttaacatctgacaaaaagaaaaaaagagtcacCATGTATGTTTCAATcaaatttatgataaaattaataaaataaatctctgaTTTACCTTAGTCTCAATATCTTTGCTTAGATTTGTGCTGGCTTGTGAACCTGCATTTTCACAATTATTGTATGTGACTCCAGAAATTTGAAAATCACCTCGATAGTAGTAAATCTTgtctgtgaaattaaaaaaagaaactcaaagaattttaaagtgggaagtggcttttttttcaagcatatatatatataaaattttactttaagttctggggtatatgtgcagatcttgcaggattgttacataggtatacacatgccgtggtggtttgttGGGGtatggggggctagggaagggatagtagGGGCTGTGGAGATTGGAAAGGAATaaccttaggagaaatacctggtGTAGGTGATGATGGGATAGAGGGAAGTGGCTTTAAAACCATTTATACCTCTGTTTCAACATTCAACCCAGCTTTAGAAATAATccaagggagagagaaaagaagaggaggagaacgAACAATCATTTATTCTAGAAATGGCAACTTCACATCATTCATTCAATgaccctccctttcccttttatGTTACAACAGAGATTTACTGTCCTGCTAAGTCCAGATATACTCTCAGTACCCTCCTCAAAACAGCAATGCCTGCAACCACTAACAATCCACCTGAGCATGCACTAAAGATGAAACACTTTTATATGTATAGTCTAAAATCAGCCTAGCAATTACTCAATCTTCCTAAGCATGTCTGATACAGGAAACATATAAGCATCAGTCACCTTTCACTTTCTGGATGATAGACACTGTCTTGTACCCTTTTGCATGCCCTTTGCCTGTCGGCCTGGTTTCCATTCCTTGAGGTTATTCCTGAAGGACTCCATGGTGACCTTTTATTTCCCTACAGTATAAGATGGGTGGTGCTTGGTGTGAGTCACAAGGTCTCACATCcctgtcttttcctttcccaaaATATAAACTGCTTCACCTGATACATTAGGTCACCATAATTGAAAACACAtcaagccttttaaaaataggaactACCCAAATGTGATggagcatgcctatagtcccagcacgtTTTgaagttgaggtaggaggattgcttgagtctgggagtacaagatcagcctgggcaacatattgagaccctgtctctacaaaaaatattaaaaatttgctgggcatggtggcatgtgctggtagtcccagctatggaggaagctgaagtgggaga from Saimiri boliviensis isolate mSaiBol1 chromosome 3, mSaiBol1.pri, whole genome shotgun sequence carries:
- the LOC101043774 gene encoding transmembrane protease serine 11B, which translates into the protein MTPQSSLEECALEPGKKIASGGEQYLSFSAIKKEPKEPYANFTARLQESLKKVIANSAAQKPYTSAQKAQLAAVTEVLTAFEMPVNVTSDSSYVVHSTRSIENAQLRFTTDEQLMICRCGSRILQEVAHCGKAALAFTALQNQKGGHTGKRPHTCHKQALKKLAIDKISIALHSIPSQRSWPLWTTILIFLGVAAILGVTIGLLVHFLAVDKIYYYRGDFQISGVTYNNCENAGSQASTNLSKDIETKMLNAFQNSSIYEEYVKSEVIKLLPNDNGSNVQLQLKFKFLPAKRVSMRTKIKAILHQMLKDNMASWNAVPASIELMEISKAASEMLTNNCCGRQLANSIITGNKIVNGKSAQAGAWPWQASMQWKGRHYCGASLISSRWLLSAAHCFAKRNNSKYWTVNFGTVVNKPYMTRKVQNIIFHENYSSPGLHDDIALVQLAEEVSFTKYIRRICLPEAKMKLSQNDNVVVTGWGTLHMHGAFPVTLQEAFLKIIDNNICNAPYALSGSVTDTMLCAGFMSGEADACQNDSGGPLTYPDSRNIWHLVGIVSWGDGCGKKNKPGVYTRVTSYRDWITSKTGL